The Marinomonas sp. CT5 genome contains the following window.
TAGCTAGATTTTTCAAAAGCTCTGTTTTACCTGCCCCGGGTTCAGCCAAAATCACAATGTAATTGGAAGCACCTAGTAAGTCAGTTTCTGAGTATGTTATATCACCATTAAAGAGCTTGCGTTCTAGGTAAAAGGATTGGTCCATAGAATAAAATACGCTCTTTTAGATAGTTATTAAGTTAGCCTGCTAAAAAGAAAGGTCTAAAGTGTAAGCTACAAGAGTTTCTAAAATGTCGCTGTTACCATAATCACTGATTGGTTAAAGCTGGTCAATGAAAAGAAGAAAGAGCCAAATTTCGGAATATACGATCAAGTAGTGTCAGTTCACTCAACTTTCTTTACTTCAGAAAATTAGATATCTTCTGCTTCTATTAATGTGTTTACTTGTAGGGAAACGGCTTAAATTAATTGAGTCTTAAGAATGGAGTCGTCAGCTTTGGCGATAGCTTACTTTTCTGCGAGATCTAAAATTATCTGTTCGTCCGAGTATTTTTATTAAGACTTAAGCCACGATCTATCTCTTATTGCATCCGCAGGTAATGGATACGGTGGCAATTGATGTACGATGAGTCTCTGCCTCTTGAATGTGCTTAGTTATGTAATTCTCTTCGTTGCAAGTTAGATGGTTTGAGGTTTAAAACATCAAAACCAGAACGCCTAAGACTTGATTAAAGGCACCTGTTTAAAAAATCAGCATCTAATTTCATCACTTACTTAATGTATAGTGCGTGTATAGTTTTTCAATGATGATTAAAGATTACTTTATTTATTCCACGTGCCATGACGTTCTTCTCCAACTAAAAGATAGAATAGTGTTTTGATTAAAGACGCACTTGCGGTGCCAGATGCACCAGAGCCTCTTTGTCTAATATTTTTTTATCGATTTTCAGATAAGCAGTTTGCTCATCTTTAAAAATTTGCATACCTTCCACTCCTTGGATTTCAGCAAGTTGATCCGCCAACTTTGATACATCTTCATCTGTCATATTAGGTAGACTAAACGCCAAACTGCTTAACTGGCGAGGTGCAGGCTGAGCAGCGCAAACTAAAGACCACGCCAAAAACACCACACCGACAACCCAAAAGACACCACCGTTTGTATGGTGTTGGAGCAACCATCCACCACCAACACCACCCAAAAATGATCCCATAAATTGATGGGTAGAAAATACCCCCATCGCGGTTCCACGATAACCTACTGGCGCCAACTTACTAATCAAAGAAGGTAATAAGGCTTCCAATGAGTTAAAACCTACAAAATAGACCCACAACAACGCCCCAAATACCCAAAGATAAGGAGCCCATTGCAAAAAGATCGAGCTTAAACCAAGCAAAATCATCACAGCGATGAGCACGCTTTTGATCTTGCCTTTTGATTCAGCAATGATGACTAATGGTAGCATACCAACGAAAGCAAAACCCATGATCGCCAAGTACAACCAACTATGCTGCGATAACGGTAAATTGAATTGTTGAATCAACTCATTTGGCACAGTCACAAATAAGGCGGTTAAGCTGGCATGCAACAACAAAACGCTTACATTCAAAAAACGCAACTTTGAATCCTTCAACACTAAACCTAAGGCTAAAATGCTGGGTGTCGTATCACGTCGAAATGTATGCTGGACGATATTAGGCACCGCAAAAATGATCAAGCCAATACCGAGTAAAGATAACGCAAAAGATAGATAGAACAGGCCGGACAACCCTATCAAAGCAAAAATCCAAGGCCCCAATACCAAAGACAGCATGAAAGAAGCGCCAATACTCACTCCCACTAGAGCCATGGCTTTAGTACGGTTCTGCTCTCTAGTCACATCACTCAACAACGCCATCAAGGTACTAGCAATGGCTCCTGCGCCCTGAACAGCGCGCCCAACAATTAAGGTATTGATATCGCTCGCATTGGCACAAATTAAGCTACCTACAGCAAACAACAACAAGCCAATGATAATAACGCGCTTACGGCCAATTTTATCTGACCACATCCCCATCGGGATCTGTAAACTCGCTTGGGTTAAACCATAAATACCGATGGCGGTGCCAATCAAAGCTGCATCAGCGCCTATTAACCCATCCGCAGCAACACTGATTACTGGCATAATGAGAAATAAGCCCAACATTCTAAATAAATAAATCAGTGCTAAAGCAAGAACTGAACGACGTTCGAGTAGATCCATAAAGAGGTTTCAACCGCTTAACTTAGGTGGTTAAGAAAAAAGATCGCAATTTTACAAAAAATACCGTTGAAGCTCCATTTCAACTACTGTAAAAATAGACAGTTATTTCATTTACTAGCAGATTTTTTCTGTTGATCGACTTCACATTGGAGACTCATGGATACCATAACCATACGCGGGGCCCGCACTCACAATTTAAAAAATGTGAATTTAGACATCCCAAGAGACAAGCTTGTCGTGATTACAGGCCTATCCGGCTCAGGTAAATCGTCACTTGCTTTTGACACATTGTATGCGGAAGGCCAACGTCGCTATGTAGAATCTCTCTCAACATACGCTAGACAATTTTTATCTATGATGGAAAAGCCGGACATAGATCACATCGAAGGGTTATCGCCTGCTATTTCCATTGAGCAAAAATCCACATCTCACAACCCAAGATCAACAGTGGGTACAATAACAGAAATCTACGATTATCTGCGATTGTTATTTGCTCGAGCAGGACAACCACGTTGCCCAGATCACGGTGAACCATTAGAGGCGCAAACCATATCACAAATGGTCGATAAAGTTATATCGCTACCAGAAGAAACCAAAATGATGCTTCTCGCCCCGATAGTGAAAGATCGCAAAGGCGAACACCTACATACCATTAGCGATTTACTGTCAAAAGGGTTCATTCGGGCACGAATCGATGGCCTTGTCGTCGATTTAGACGATGCACCAGCATTAGAAAAAAACAAAAAACATACCATCGAAGTCGTTATTGATCGCTTTAAAGTCCGCTCGGACCTCCAATTGCGCTTAGCTGAGTCTTTTGACACTTGCCTTGGTTTATCCGACGGCATTGCAAAAGTCATCAACATGGACGATGAAAAAGAAGAGTATATTTTCTCCAGCAAATTCGCCTGTCCAGTCTGCGGATATAGCTTAACGGAATTAGAGCCTCGTCTCTTTTCATTTAACAACCCCAATGGCGCATGTCAAACTTGCGATGGTCTTGGCACACACCAAATGTTTGACCCAGAAAGAATTATTCAAGATGAAACCTTAACGCTTGCTGAGGGCGCAATTCGAGGCTGGGGCAGACGCAGCATCTTTTATTATCAGCAGCT
Protein-coding sequences here:
- a CDS encoding MFS transporter — its product is MDLLERRSVLALALIYLFRMLGLFLIMPVISVAADGLIGADAALIGTAIGIYGLTQASLQIPMGMWSDKIGRKRVIIIGLLLFAVGSLICANASDINTLIVGRAVQGAGAIASTLMALLSDVTREQNRTKAMALVGVSIGASFMLSLVLGPWIFALIGLSGLFYLSFALSLLGIGLIIFAVPNIVQHTFRRDTTPSILALGLVLKDSKLRFLNVSVLLLHASLTALFVTVPNELIQQFNLPLSQHSWLYLAIMGFAFVGMLPLVIIAESKGKIKSVLIAVMILLGLSSIFLQWAPYLWVFGALLWVYFVGFNSLEALLPSLISKLAPVGYRGTAMGVFSTHQFMGSFLGGVGGGWLLQHHTNGGVFWVVGVVFLAWSLVCAAQPAPRQLSSLAFSLPNMTDEDVSKLADQLAEIQGVEGMQIFKDEQTAYLKIDKKILDKEALVHLAPQVRL